In Nematostella vectensis chromosome 3, jaNemVect1.1, whole genome shotgun sequence, the genomic window TTGGCGCGTGTTTGACGCAGCAGGGCAAACGGGACCTAGAGCAGACGTGCAGTAAACGTACAGTTGGTCTGCTGATGGACGTCACGAGCCATGAACAGATCGCGGAAGCGTTTGAGCAAGTCAAGAGTGTGCTGCCTTCGGGAACAGGTACAGAATGGCACTCTGAAAGTTGTGTTAATTATACAGTATACAAAATAATTCGCATTGACTCCTGGTACTGTAGAGTAACTTGGATCACTAAAATTATTACTTATAATTTCAATATTATCACGTTTTCCTTTTCCTCCTATTATTGGCTTCTTTCGAATTGTGGGTGGGGCTATTTGGAAAGAGTGTAAGTGATTGTCTGGTAGATTAATGTTAATGGTAACATGCAGCCCCAACCgccacacacaaacacattcTTTTTTACAAGACACGCAACACTCGCCTGCCTTATCTGAGCGTCCGTTTTTCGATATTTGATGTTCAATGCTGAGATCATTTTGGATGTATTATTTCACAATACCTTGTTTTCGTTCCCAGTTATCACCTTACGAGATCAATATCTGATGGTCGCTGAACCGTTCATACTCCTAACTAGATAGATCTCAGACAGAGTCAGAGAGACTAGATCTCAGACAGAGTCATAGCACACAGGTATTACAAGACAATTGGTATCAatgaatctaaaaaaatatatagagatGTTTACATCTTTACAGTTGAATTCATGGCAAATCATATAGCCCTAAATTCATATTGTATGATATGCAGAATATCGTAAAATCATATTGTATGATATGCAAGATATCGTAAAGGCATATTGGGTGACATACATATATCGTCAAAACGTATTGGGTGACATGCATGATATCGTAAAAGCATATTGTGTGGCATGCAGGATATCGTCAAAgcgtattgcgtgacatgcaGGATATCGTTAAAGCGTATTGTGCGACATGCAGGATAGCGTCAAAGCGTATTGTGCGACATGCAGGATATCGTAAAAGCGTATTACGTGACATACAAGATATCGTAAAAgcgtattgcgtgacatgcaGGATATCGTAAAAgcgtattgcgtgacatgaaGGATATCGTAAAAGCGTATTGTGCGACATGCAGGATAGCGTCAAAGCGTATTGTGCGACATGCAGGATAGCGTTAAAGCGTATTACGTGACATGCAGGATATCGTAAAAGCATATTGGGTGACATACATATATCCGCAAAGGAAATTGTGTGACATGCAGGATATCGTAAAAGCGTATTGTGCGACATGCAGGATAGCGTCAAAGCGTATTGTGCGACATGCAGGATATCGTAAAAGCGTATTACGTGACATTCAAGATATCGTAAAAgcgtattgcgtgacatgcaGGATATCGTAAAAgcgtattgcgtgacatgaaGGATATCGTCAAAgcgtattgtgtgacatgcagGATATCGTAAAAGCATATTGTATGACATGCAGGATATCGTAAAGCGTATTGTGTTACATGCAATATATCGTCAAAgcgtattgtgtgacatgcagGATAGCGTCAATGCGTATTGTGTGACATCAAGGATAGCGTCAAAGCatattgtgtgacatgcagGATATCGTAAAAGCGTATTGTGCGACATGCAGGATATCGTAAATGCGTATTACGTGACATGCAGGATATCGTAAAAgcgtattgcgtgacatgcaGGATATCGTCAAAGCGTATTTCGTGACAGGCTGGATATCGTCAAAGCGTATTGTGCGACATGCAGGATATCGTAAAAGCGTATAACGTGACATGGAAGATATCGTAAAAgcgtattgcgtgacatgcaGGATATCGTAAAAGCGTATTGTGCGACATGCAGGATAGCGTCAAAGCGTATTGTGCGACATGCAGGATATCATAAATGTGTATTACGTGACATGCAAGATATCGTAAAAGCGGATTGCGTGACATGCCGTTCTTCAAAAAGAATTGTTTATCTATTCCTTGAATATGAAAAGTTGAAATGTTCCCACTCATTCTCATTTATTCAATAAGTGTATGTTTTTCGtactttgttgttgttgttgatgatattATACCCATAAAAACACTGGGACTTTCTCCCTCTTGTGTTCGCCCTCTTGTGTTCCccgttttttgttgttgttgttattgttgtttattttactAAACTCCACTAATATCACCCCAGGTCTGTGGGCGGTGTATAACAACGCTGGATACATGACTCTCGCCCCCTTAGAGTGGTTCCCGCTTGACGACTACAAGCGCATGGCAGATGTGAACCTTTGGGGCCTGGTGGATGTCACCAAGACTTTCCTTCCACTCGTCAAGATGGCAAGAGGCAGAGTCGTGAATGTCTCGAGCATTGTCGGTGGGTGTTTTTATCTTAGAAGCTTTGTAAAAGCTCAAAATAAATCGAAGTAATAACAGATTGTTATACATAAGGTTGACATCTTTGAAAACTCCAGAAAGGATCCGTTAGTCCATCCCCCCTCCCTTGCTTCCCTATCAATGCAGGAAATTGATCTTTTCTGGCCCACGCAATGTCAGGCTTGTCTTTTCGTACAATTGATTTTGCATTGGTTTAAGCAAATCATGTAATCGAACCTTGTTCCCAGGCTTAATCGCGAACGAATTAACTGCACCGTACTCGATTACCAAATATGGCGTGGAAGCGTTCTCGGATGTTTTGCGTCGCGAAATGCTCCCCTGGGGGGTCCGGGTTAGTATCATCGAGTCTCAAGCATTCAAGACTCCGCTTTGGGACAATATCGCCACAAAGAAGTACATGTCTCTGTGGAACGGACTCGACCTGGAGATGAAGAAAGAGTATGGTGAAAAATTCGTGGAAGAAGGTAACATTTTATCGATCTTcatcaataatagaattcaagaggggtgggggaggggggttagtTAAAAGGACACTGTCTTGACTTATGGAACTTATGGACACGAGAATTCTTCCATCTTCCATTTACAAGCATCTATCATTTGCTGATtgcttttttctattttgcttTCGTCGCCAGATGTCGCCGGGTTAAGGAAATACATAGACATGTCGTCAACTGCTTTCTACATGGTAGTCGACGCCGCCATAGACGCCATCACGTCACGTGACCCTAAGCATCGCTATCCTGTGGGTTGGAATGCCAAGGTAGTGTCAATCTTGGGGGTCTTGCCTTCTGGCTGGACAGACGCGTTTCTCTGGACGGCTTGGCctcgcccctcccccctcggtGCAAAGAAGTAGTAACAAGAGTTGAACACTCGCAACTAATTTTCCTTACATTGCTGCATTCACCAGTTGGAAAACGAGTAGGGGACTGGGACCGAGGCCTTGGCGCGTGTGACTTTGGGATCGGCTAGCCTACGAAGCAGGCCCAAAGGGTTGGGAAAGAAGAGGGACGGAGACGAGGCGCGTGCACTAGTAAGAGGAAACGATGAggaagccaaaaaaaaaaaaaaacgtacgGCAAAAACCACACGGGGTCGGCTGCAAGCGCTGACTTTCCCTACTCTGCCCTCCATCCTTCTCTCCAGGCGCGCGGGATCTATTCCTCATCTTTCGAGTTTGttgcgcttgctacgcaggctagagACCGACTAACTTGGCCGTTTTGCTCAACAAAAAAATCCTGCATTTACAATGTTATTTTTACCAActtcttgttattttgataTAGGTGTCATTAACTTTTGTTTAGAAGTGTGAGTcattttgatttaaaaaagttattatGTAGTTTTGTAGAACTTTAAAAAATCTTAAATGGCAGTTATAAAATTGTGTATAGAAATAAACAAGATTTTTAAGCGTGTATATTGTTCCgttcaagatatttttttttatattgaacAGAGAGAAATTTGAAGCGTAAATAAGAACGCCAAATATAGAAACAAACGTGGACAATTATCGGCGATCCTGTGCATCACTGATTTCATCAGCGATCGGAAGATCGTGAGCGATCAAAAATTTTAATGGAAGCCCGCCTTAAGTGAAAGTTGCGCTCCCCCTTGCGCCAAACGATAGCTACTTACCTGAAACatagcttatgcactacatCTGGTAAAAATAGCCTCCAAATTGATGAAGGTGAAAAGGCCTTGTTCGAACTCCACTTGACGTCATATTCGCTGATTGCGACTGTTTGTTGCTCCGCCATTCATTTAGCCTTCCACTACTGACTACAATATCCACCATGGCGTACAAGCACAGCAGAGTTAGCTGCCATTCCTCCGATAGACAGTACACATCCCTtctgtacaaaaaaaacatcgccGGTCGCCTAATGCAAATTGCTACGAAAACCCGTAGTGAAGGACACTTTGGCCTCCCTCCCActgacccctccccccccctccaaacacacacacacctaaTAGTGATATGATTTCAAGCCCCCAACCTTGTGTCTTTCGacgttattatttttttttcggaaagGCGCTGTGGCACCGCAACTGCTTCATCTCTACAAAGACTTGAGCCTCTAGGAAGGTGTAAACGCAAATGACGTCGTTAAGAAGAACAGGAGATGACAATGGATTTCAGCAAAATGTTTCTAAAAGAAAATCTTGCATGATTTTCTACAAAAATAAATCTAGTTAAAGATTCAGCAAATATGACATTGCAATatcttttatcaaaatatccACTAAATGTCTTGACGCAGCACTTGAAGCCGCATTTTCACCAGATTACTTCCTgttgattacgtaacaatctccaatGATCTCCCTTCGGAAGTAAACTATGACAATGCCGCTTTAAGGGAGTGCTAATTAGACACCTTAAggtggggagaggggagggaggggagggaggggagataTTAAGGGGGTTCTAAAACTTTAGAGGCTAAATTATCTTTAAATAGATGGGGGGCTTTtaaattttaaggtgtcttgagtTGACATATTTTCATTAACACTCCCTTACCGGTCATGTAGCATTTTGTGCCAATCTCCACCTCTTGTCCTACGCGAGGTAAGCAGATCGGGCGAACAAGGCGAGAACGCCTGACCCTTTTCTTTAACTGTGTGAGGGCGATTTCATTCCCCCAGCCATCTTTAGTCAAGAATCGACGAAGTAGGCGTACAGCGCTCACTTGGATGGGCTGTACTAGACAAGGGGAGTGgccctaaccccccccccccccccccgtccaGTGCTGTAGTACTGTACATACACCTGCtttaaaaaaactgcttaTGATAACtgaaaaatccttttttcccAAAAGACGAAAAATTTCAGAACTTTTCATGGCCTTGAGTAAGGGAATCATCAGTGAATATCAGTTACTCTCTACGCCGTTCTGCCCTTTTTGTTGCTTAAAGCCGCAtggccaccagtttacttccggaggtccgacggaaacctcaaccgttaaaagacaaaagaatctattagaatccgagatatttataAACGGGGAAGACTCCCGGTAGCACTCTTGTAGCGCCTGTATAACTGGTAAACAAAGCAATGTGCAGTTACTCTATTGTTTGCAGCACTTTGATACGCAGCCGTTCCCACCATATTTCCTTGTAGcacgggaattaggatactttgtcagcgatttcttaataaaataaccCAAAATGCATTCCCAATTTGTATTGAATATAGTATTCAGCgaataaaatatctctaaCCTTTGTGCGAAATGTCTCCTGCCTACCTCGATTCAGCGAacgttatatttctatttctcttgttAAAAAACCCACGCGATCGTTGTTCAACTctcgaaacatttgaacagTACTGAGTAACCATAGCCTCTTGAGTGTTCGTGACTAGCCCAAACGCTCTCCGAACCTTacttcgtatttaggttctatataaaataggaagggagtgaaacaacgctcgattccgaaaacctgcctagttaagggcaatgttgtgatgttggtatgagacatgattgatGAGTGACAGCTCACTTTCTCTTTGAACTTATCGCGCCGCCGACACAGGCCAAAAAAGCTATAACAACGCACCGGCTATACTCGAGACATTCACGACTCTGCCTCTTGCCATCTTGACGAGTGGAAGGAAAGTCTTGGTGACATCCACCAGGCCCCAAAGGTTCACATCTGCCATGCGCTTGTAGTCGTCAAGCGGGAACCACTCTAAGGTGGCGAGAGTCATGTATCCAGCGTTGTTATACACCGCCCACAGACCAGGGGGAGAAATGCGCTCCATTTTACAATTCCTCAACGGATGCGCCCTGAGTGAAATCTTAGTTGACACCTTGAGTTCGTGAGGTGATAACTTTTCGTTTACACATGAATAAGAAAGGCCGAAAATACAAGCCAGGTTGTCCTCTTGGtaataatttaagaacatTCATTATTGACGATATAAGTCAGGGCGGGTTGGACTCAGCCACGATGTTTTATTAGGGAAATTGACTATTTTGTCGCGAACAAGTTCAAAGTAAGTTGTTACTAAAATTAGAACAAGTTTTGCGCAAAATATATACAATACCGTTGCGCCTTGGCCTTAAATCGACGAAAACTAtgtaaaatctcgaaataaagTGTGATAATGGGAACGTTAAGAATATGCCTAGAAATTCATATTAACAGTTTAGacaaataatgaaaatattttatagtaagaaaTGTCACTTTACTGACAAACATTGCTTCTCTTAATTTTACAATTTGCTTTTCACGTTTTCTAATTTATTTTGTTAGACTTTGCAACATttgtgacattttttttcatcattttaGACTCGAAATAAAGCCCCAAACCTCTTTTTCATGCCGCGAAAATTCACACGTCACATTCGACTATAAACCCTAATTTTCGTCAAATTCCCTAGCCTGTATACAGACCTCCGTAAAAAGGAGGATAAAAAGGACAGGCTACAAATTCCCCTACTGCGATATAGGGAGACTTTAAGTATGTTAAATATGAATACTTAAGGACCGAAAACCGTTAAAAAACCTTCTGTTGCAATTACTTTTTTCATAGATTTACGGGACTAAATGTAAAGATAAGACAAAACAAATCCGTCACGATCACGCGATCACACAAAGACGTCTCCCTTGGAGGCTGACAGATGAACTCGTTGAACCGAAAGTCGAGGTATATATATAACTCATAGACGTCTCGTCTTTCGCAAGGAGGAGGGCATTTGCTTCAAACTCTCCCAAAAATGTCTGCTCTTCGAGGAGTTCTTGCATTTGCATCCGAGTTAACCCCGCTTCAGCTCGCGGGTGCAGTAATCGCGGTCCTTTTTGTTGCTTGGCTATCCCTTAAATTCCTTCTCCCAACCCGTAGAGTCGGTGATTACCACAACAAGTACGTACTAGTCACCGGTTGCGACTCGGGCTTCGGTAGAGATCTTGCCATTCGCCTGGATGGTATGGGTTTCCATGTGTTCGGCGCGTGTTTGACGCAGCAGGGCAAACGGGACCTTGAGCAGACGTGCAGTAAACGTACTGTTGGTCTGCTAATGGACGTCACGAGCTATGAACAGATTGCGGAAGCGTTTGAGCAAGTCAAGAGAGTGCTGCCTTCGGGGAACAGGTACTGAGCTGACACTCTTGTAGTTGTAAACCAACCGATGTCCGTTTTTCTTTTCATCCTATTACCGGTATTGGCTTCTAACGAATTATGGATTG contains:
- the LOC5506508 gene encoding retinol dehydrogenase 7, producing MSALRGVLAFASELTPLQLAGAVIAVLFVSWLSLKFLLPTRRVGDYHNKYVLVTGCDSGLGRDLAIRLDGMGFHVFGACLTQQGKRDLEQTCSKRTVGLLMDVTSHEQIAEAFEQVKSVLPSGTGLWAVYNNAGYMTLAPLEWFPLDDYKRMADVNLWGLVDVTKTFLPLVKMARGRVVNVSSIVGLIANELTAPYSITKYGVEAFSDVLRREMLPWGVRVSIIESQAFKTPLWDNIATKKYMSLWNGLDLEMKKEYGEKFVEEDVAGLRKYIDMSSTAFYMVVDAAIDAITSRDPKHRYPVGWNAKVVSILGVLPSGWTDAFLWTAWPRPSPLGAKK